TTCTATCAACCTGGCGtgtaaaaattttgttattgtcGCTCTGGCACTAAATCGAACTGAGCGATTTCCACTCTCACCGCGCTTTTTCTCTCCGCCTTTTTCTGTCTAGCCTAATTCGGTATTACTCGATCAGTGTGTAGGCCAAGTTTGTTGTGATTCCTCCATCTTGTTTTGATTGGCGAAAACTTATGTCGATGGATTTTAGCTGATTTAATTAAAAACGAAAGGaaatatgtactttttttacttGCATAAATGGCCAACATCATCATCCAAAACCTACGACAACAACACGCAAGCACTGATACTATTTAGTTAGACAAAAAAATGCGGAGAGAAAAAGTGCGGCGAGAGTGGAAATCGCTCGTTTCGGTTTGGTGCCAGAGCGacaaaatgtttttcagtgacGTTTAACCTCGCGTTCAACACAACATCTCGTTGCACTCAAAATTAGAGTTGATCAGTTTGCGGAGCGTAGTGTCAGATAAGTCGCCGCGAAAAttcgatttatttccgaaaccacaatatttttttcttcctggtcgGGATCGGTTTGTTTGCCACCACTGCTTCCTGGGAGGTTTCTCAGCGTCGGTGAGTGAAGCACCGGTGCCGGCGGAGATGGAGGCCCCATGGGGAATCTTCTTGTTGATGCAGAACCGCGGTGGTTCGAATCAAACTGTGCCTTGACCAGTCGAATGACGCATATCATGGCCCCTGAGTTGAATGCATCCAAATCTTGTTTATCACTGGCACCGCCTACCTGGTACGGCATCTGCAGCTCTTTCGCATCCTTCCTGTGAATCAtacaaaatacattcaaaaatcaaaacaaatcccaaaaaaaaatctctccccACTCACCAAATGGGTCCGGAAAGGAACTTTATCATCAAAGTTGGCTACTGCCCGGGAGACCAAGCCCTTCCGCTGGCCATACGGAGCCCGAGCCCGAGGACACAGCCTTATGGTGATGCTCATCTTCGCGGTCACAAACCGGGCAGGCAATTTTCTGGACTGGAACATGGCGGCAGCGAACTCAAGCGGTCTGCGAAAAACGAACACACCGGACCTCCAAAACTTTCAAATGAGGAAACGAAGCAAATTCCGACGAAGCTGTCGCAAAACtggatttcaaatcaaaacaagatcaatttcaagtgttttgctcattaCTTTGAATAGTTCAGCACAGTGGGgaaaattcatgagcaaaacacttgaaaagtttgagccacccaaatgaaaataaggtgtcaaaaaataccaaaaagtcaatcgccaatacacttgaatttaataatggattggattgaaatttaaacacaaacaaattagaTCTAAGATGCGGATTAAttgaatcattcaagtgtttgggcacttggaaAAAAAGGGTGGCGTAGTTTCAGTGAAGAGCAAGCttcgagaagaagaaacacgccagcgccAGCGtttgcgtgaaattgctgccaaaatgacgtcgaaggagaaaaacaaggcctacttggatggacgctcgagaagatggccacaaggccttgaacaagcaagcgcgtgctttgacccacgcaaaaaacctttccgctctctgattggctgttttgtttagccgtggagtcgtgaaggcagcatttttgccaacgattttcattccatcgtcatcgttcgaaccgacaacatcgtagcagcagcagcagcggaaaaaaaaacaacgactggaggaaatcaagagcgagctccgagaagaagaaatacgccagcgtgtgcgtgaaattgttgccaaaatgacgtcgaaggagaaaaacattaCCTACTTGGaaggacgctcgagaagatggccacaagaatcaacttctgctgcaatttaacaaaatggcgcttttcagggccaacgaaaaattcacgaaagagttattgtttcaaatgattcatgcactgcttttggtgcatttttaaagcttttgacgcttggcgtttaaattaatttaaatatttccccccaaaattttcatttaaaaaaaaatgaacgaatattaaaaatttacgcttgcaagtgtcaaacgtcaaaccgACGACACGACAAGCCACTCGCCTCCAAAAAGTGGGCACCAAATCGGCTTACCCCTCCGGTTCCTTTGGAACTGGAAACGTCAAaccgaaaaagttgaaaaaattgattGACTTTGGAACGCTTCTACTTTTGACGTTTAGAAATGTCATTTCGTTTCTAAAATCagatgatattttgtgaaaatctggTCGGCGGCACTCGATGATTTCAAGAATGCGGAACTTTGATCCACAACATTTGCCACATCTACGTCTTCCGGTCGGGCCGAACCATGTACTGCAAGTGGCCAAGGAAGCCGGAGTCACGCTGAGCAAAGTCTTGACGACGCACCACCAGTGGGACCACGCCGGAGGCAATGCTGACCTGTGGAAGCGCTATAAGGCGGATCCCTCGCTGGGCATCCTGTCCATCTACGATGGCAACGACGATCGCATCAACAACATGACTAATCCGGTTGGCCAAGATGACACGCTGGAGAATGGAACCGTGTCACACAACGTCCCACATCTTCTTATACATCGAGACCCCGAAAGATAAGGTCGTTTTCATCGGTGACACGCTCTTCCTGGCCAATCGAGGGAACCGCACAGCAGGTGTACGACGCGTTGATTACGAAGCATTCTGCCCTGTTGGACGATACCAAGGTGTTATGTGGCCACGACTACGCGCTGATCAACCAGCCCTTCGCAAGTACCTTCGAGTCGGACAACGTGGACATTACGCAGCTGCTGGGTATCGCAAAGAAGGCGGATTTGAAAAGACGACGAGCGATGATGCCGTTCACGATTGGGCAATTGAAATGTACGAATGTTTCCATAAGGTTGGCAAGGCTGCTGTGTAGTGGTATGTGGCTAAAAGTACCCCGTTGGAGACGATGTATGCGCAGTGAGTGACGAAGGATAAGTTTTAGTAAGGAACAAAGCtatgtatttaaaaaaggtTCTTTAAAAGGTTCTTTTAAGCTATTTGCAACCCTGCAGTCAAgactttaaaaatacaaaaataagtaCAAATTTTTAAGTGATGTTGGTTGTTAGCTTGAGATTCCAAATGAGTTTATTGTTGCTTCAACTTAACAGCGCGTGCTATGCGGATGGAAATAAATTTATAACAGCGCACTAAGTAGAGTAAGCCTGCTTTAACAGCAACAGCAAAAACTTCTCCGCCGATGCGACACTCAGCTGCACGCTCTGATCCCTAGTCACAACGGTCACCATTGAGACTTCTCGAGACTGCAATCCCTGGCTCAGTTCGTTACTTTTCATAATGGGTCATCAGCTCTTGAAGTTTCGGCCGAAAGGTCCAAACTCGGCCAACAGCTGTCCAAACTATGGAAACGCACTTTCGGAAAAaatatccacgtggtttatggatggtccgtTCGACTCAAGCTGGCGATGCACTCGCGCTGCAATCTGGTTCTAACGCCCCCGAACCTAACCCGTTTCTCACAGCCTCAATTCTGCGCGGCAGCTCCAACACGTCATACAATTGCAGGAATCCAGGCACTCCACGGCTCCGACTTCTTCGGCAGAAACCCGCTTTCGGAATTTGCCAACGAACCTCTCTCTGGCACCGCAGGATTCGGCAGCGTGCCACGGGACTCGCCGCTCCGGCCAGGACGGCTTGGACCACCTCCCCTTCTCAGGCCTGTCCTTCGTTGGATGGAAGTTGTGATGACGGAATCGCTGACTAGCTTTCCATCGATTTGTGTGGAGTTTCCGGCGAAGGGACTTCGGAGGTGGAGCACTGTAGGATCGAGGCCATTCACGCGTGGGTGCTGGGATTGAGAAGCAGCGGAGGATGCGCCTGTTCAAGCTGGATCACCAGTCCGAGCCGTTTCGGATGGCCGGCCACAACAATGCTGATCGTTTCTTTACTTTCATTTTATTTCGGAACTTCACACGTTCAGATTTCTGTTCCGGCGGTTCAAACTGATATCTTTCCTTTCTTCTGGGCAATGGCCGGTACCCTAGCCAGACGCGAATGCCTTCAATACGGGAATTCTGTTGTTGACAAATAACAAGCCCAGCGCAAGAAGCATTCCCAAGTTGACTATTACGGCCTCTTCCGGAACATTGCCATATTAAACAGCGTCCACTTGTCCTGCAAGGAGGAGACCCTTGGAAACATCGGATGCCAAGGTGCCAAAATGCTTGGAGCAGCTCAGGCACAAAGTTCTGGAACCCGTCCGAAGTGTTAACAGTTATTGTCGCTAGGATGGTGGAACTAGAACTTAACAGCGGATCTGTTCCGTTGAGACCGGCTGCAACTTCCTGCAGCATACTAAACTCGCCATGGCCACTTCCAACGCGGCCGCTCGGTTGGTCAAGTTCTAAATTCGAACAGGTCACTTCAGTCAGTTACTTCgacgagtgaaaaaaaaatgacaaaatgaattTCTACCTGTTCCTCCTCGAGAGCTTTGTTGTCGGAAACGATCAGCATCTAAGATTTTCGTTGATTTATTGGCcaataaatcaacaacaacGTCAATATGTTGACgaatggtaaatatttttactctGTACAGTgtatcttttcaggatcaattcctagcgctttgcgatgttctacaaagttgttccccggatcaaaacctataagaaacttgagaataagaaaatttgattgggttttggggaactttatctaagaagaggttaaaagtgaaaatttcccatagtcaatctttaaaagttccatactaacttcaggtcaatggtggaagtactaaaccttaaccaaatgcgctcaaagtttcaggctatgttctggggccatattgctacaaaaatccggtcgaggcgtttggaattgaacacttttgtctttttcatatatccgtgagccacgctactctacaggctcaataaaaacttcctacctgctctgtatggtagaacagagctaagctctgtatgcagcgaacagagccagctctgtatggggaaaaataatattgaattgcatatatctcaaaaacgataagttttagaaagttgacatgttctagaaagttgctggtaccaaaaggttctatatgattgtctcagacgtcattacaatttgattgattttagttgtacaaaacaagaaaaaactatttattttataaGATACAAggaatagaatatttttgttttcgacaaatttgctcaactaccaaaaatgaacaactctctcgaagaaaccaaagctctatcttcaatagataccgaaataaaaaataaaaactatttttataataaatactgcttgcgacaaacacaaagcgaccgcgtcgtaggcacaggtaatatgaggcatgtttggtagagatcgtctgatgtgaaaactagtatagcagagtgttcatagagagtttttatgttaaatgctctcgtctggatggttgaaagaaatttcagataaaattatacaaatttataaaattatattctttttattgttttggtaagtaattaagattagaaacaataaacttattttacagctatttttatgtttgtcttgacaaaacaaatgtttaacaaaattacaagtttcgtacaacaaattaagataaaaaaacaatttcaaatacgcaagtaaaaaaataaaaactaaatcttctaacaactattttaatttgaaaaaaaaaacagttaacatatgtttaaccctctactgcccaaatttttttttcgaaaatatttatttttcccgtgttcaggaggtcattttgagcaacttttgttctacgaaaaactttacttctcttgttttatgtttttcttatttcatttttagtattttaatttgcatttatcttgtttagtttatgtttgtttttggtagtatttggcctactctaccacctaatataattacatttcgcctatctaattttttcatgtttttacagtcactttttcaattttttgcatgtttttcacattttctgctatagaatcgcaccatcatcatttaaattgcaaaaaaatgcgtaaatgcatagtctgggacactacaaaaattactgcatacttctttttactgaaaatataggaaatgttagtaaaaaacacagtcaaagttgacccctaaaaaaatgacatttttaaaaacattggcaaagtcacataaaacaagtaaatctTCCtacccaaaaattttaaaaaaatttaagagttcttctttccaatgctttttaaagatcaaaaatcggttggaaaattgatttttggcgattttttagatcgaagcccgtctaaaggcggggttaggttgtagagggttaaccttataaagatttcaggaaacttagctattttatttaattcaacagaaaaaaaaacaatattttcttttgTAACCTTTACATACTGCGCTTCAGATCGAGGTGTTAGGAGAATCGATCTGATATCGTCTTGCCCGCCACTCGGCCTGACCCTGTGGGAAAATTTATCCTTGCCACACCCTGCCCATTTCGAAACGGTCATCACTAATACTTGCCGATCTACGATCTGCTACGTGGACCAATCACAACTGGACAACGCATCGATCCCCTTTTCCGATCCGAGACGAAAGGGCTCGAGGCACGATCGATACGAAGGTCAAGATCAATTGTACTTCAAGCCTAGTGCGTTTAGAAAAGTGCGTAGTTAGAAAATCTcgatcgacccaaagttttaaAGATCCTCCGATCAACCACCTAGTGATCAGGTGACCCAATAGGCGCCCACGGGCGTTGCTAGGCCTGTTTGTTGGCCATTTAAGTGAGTAGTTAGCGGTCCCGAAAGGAATTgtgcccataattgaaattgTACCCATTTAGCCATCTACCAGCACACTTGATCGTGTACAATTGTACGAAACACGAGGCAGTAGTAGACTGCGGAAGAGGTAAAGGTCATGTGGAGAAATTAGGGTCAGTTCGCTAATTGTGTCGTTCTTCTGCCTGAAGAAAACCTTCAGGGAGAAGGTTTTTCTCTTTGGTTTCTTCTCAGCAAACCACGCGGCGATCTTCGCCGGCCCGAACTCCGGACAGCATCTACCGGAGCGCGCGATCATCTGTAGCGTCGGACAGCACCTGCTCGCTGACCACGTGGTGCACGCGAGGACGTCGACAAGCCCGTAGGAAACCACAGCCACGGTTTCCGAGCTAAGGGCGCAGCCTGCAGGGGAAATCCAGTTTCGACTGGTCGCCTGCCCGACAAAGTGATTTACGGTCACTCTGCAGGGGTGCGTACTTCACGTCTGGTAGTGGTCTACCCGTAGGGGCGCGCCAAAACCCCGAGCAAAAGGGAACCACCGGCGGCTGTAAAATCTTGGGGATCCACTGCTTGCGAGCAGCGATCGCGATCGTCACCGGACGGGTGCGATCCATTTGACGTCCTCCACCTTCTACGCCGACGCGCGCACTTGGGCATCATCCGCAAtccgcacacacgcacgcactcaagCTCGACACACACGTGTACGCCATCTTATCGTGTGACAAGACTCCGCAGCGCCATCAACATCCTGCTGGAGCAAACCCGGTCGCACTGCCTTGCGACATTTCACCTCGTGCCTCACGCCATCTACAACCACGTGGGGGACGAACAACTACCACGATCAACCACTAGCACGGGCCTTCGAGGAAACGCTCGGACATTCCAGCCTCGTGGGTTTTCAACATCAACACGCGGGACAAGCCGCGTGCCTCATCTACAACCACGTGGCGGTCGACGACCACCTCTTCACCTGCGAAGGCTGTCGGGAAGCGTTCGGACGCTCCAGGCCACGTGTTTCACCTGCGGGACCAACCAGTCTCGTCGCCAACATCTGGGCGGTGATCGACATCACCCGCTCGCCACCGAAGGCCGTCGTCAAGCGCAGAGCCGCTCCGGCCACGTGATCATCTCTTCGTCCTGCACGTAGTCATCTGACGACAAGACGCCGAACAGCAGACGGCGCACGCAGCTGTGGGGTTCACCCGCGTTCCTGCCAGCGGCTGCACGAGCATCGAGCGACCACGCAAACATCAACCGCACGAGCGGCAGCGAGAAGAACGACAAGCGACATAAATCAGGTCAGATCAGCTAGATTAAGCTCCCCAAGTCGTCCCTAATGCATTTTGCCAGGGCAaataaaatcatgttcattccCCAAGTACAGTTTGTTTATTCGTTGCATTATTGAGTGCAATTTGGTTTTGACTTTTAATTTCGACTTTGCTGTAGATTTTTGGGTATCTTTGCCGTTGTACATTTGCGATTGTTCCACAACCCGCCCTGAGCAGAACTAGTCGGGCTCGTAACAGACCTTCCGCAGTGTGGCGATCGGGGCCACACTGGCGCAAAAGCGGGAGTGTTTCAAGAAGGGTAGTGTGTTGGCATTGGGTATTTCTTCCTGCAGAACCTGGCCGAGAAAGGTTGGCATTTCTGCATTGCATTGATTCTCCTCCACCTCGGTTCAGCTTGCTGCGCATCGTACGACTCCCGGACTGTTACactttatttttcaagcaaGATAATCATTAGAAAGTTTCAAGCTCTAACTAATctctatgatattttttgtttacattttgtcacctttattttaaccggctccgtggcttaatggttgcggcttctgcctcgaaagcagaaggttcagggatcaaatcccggtcggttcccttgaaatttggaatcaggaattgaactttgaatatgaacaaaaaacctttaagaatcaggtgggattcgaactcacacctttggattgatggtctggaacgctaaccagtcggccatcatggagttaatgctctagaactgaattgatccgtagtggcgaaataatgtcacaaggtataatatatcaaaccattatataactactaacaccgtctcaaaacagcccagggccatctcatatactcatgaactggacgagggagtcgtggattgcctggcccgagtcatctgcattaccgatctatgtctgtacaatttcagaagaaatcgtTAGCCATAGAAAGGTATTTCGCTTCAAAGGTTCTTGAGATATATGGTggttactaaccgaaccgtctcagttgaaatatactgtggtcatggccaagtcctgccaagacgggggttcaaatacatacatacatacatacatacattttgtcacctttattttaaataaaataagaaattgaaatcaaatagcaaaaaccatttttttctttatttctcaaGCAAGGATATCAGTGAAGAGTGTtcagctctaaatgctctctatggaaatttgtcattgtattacctgtattctaaatattttttttttattttcaaacatagAAAAGCAGCAAAGAGTTtgaagctctaaatgctctctatggatagttgccattttattacctgtattcttaatatttttttatttttcaagcctaggaaagcagtgaagagattgaagctctaaatgctctctatggaaatttgccattttattgcctgaattctaattttttttcttacaaaggaAATCAGTAAAGAaattttagctctaaatgctctctatggaaatttcgcttttttattacctgatttttaaaaaaatataattagccatcgaaataaaataagaaaaatccaaGGAAATCATTAAATACTtaaagctctaaatgctctttacggatttttttaaattttatttcctgatttttaaaataaatttagccattgaaataaaatagaaaaaaaccgAGGGGCGCGAAACTGGCcttaatatattaaattttcacatttaataCATTAGGGATTAAATATGTCTCGTCGGTTGACATTTAACAGCGCTCACCTGTTTTGTTGAAAACATTGGTTGGTTTTGTATCTCTTTCGCGCTCGACTGTCAAGattgttttggttattttcgtTATTTTAAAGACTTTGAAACTGTTGAACACACCATATCTGGAAGACGCCGGGGATTCAACATGCTGCACCAGAACCGGGCTGAAGGTGGCCAAATTGCTTTTTGTTCGGCAGTCCCAACATTCTATAACATAATAGCTTGTTTCGGCTGGACCCGTTGCAGATGGTTCGTTCGTGTTTGAGACGGGGACTTTCCAAAAAGGTGCAGCAGGTCGAGGAGATGGAAATAAAGGAGCCG
This is a stretch of genomic DNA from Culex pipiens pallens isolate TS chromosome 1, TS_CPP_V2, whole genome shotgun sequence. It encodes these proteins:
- the LOC120430892 gene encoding puff-specific protein Bx42-like, which produces MIKFLSGPIWKDAKELQMPYQVGGASDKQDLDAFNSGAMICVIRLVKAQFDSNHRGSASTRRFPMGPPSPPAPVLHSPTLRNLPGSSGGKQTDPDQEEKNIVVSEINRIFAATYLTLRSAN